From Paraburkholderia flava, a single genomic window includes:
- the hpf gene encoding ribosome hibernation-promoting factor, HPF/YfiA family, whose product MNLKISGHHLEVTPALREYVITKLDRVLRHFDQVIDGSVVLSVDNHKEKDKRQKVEINLHLKGKDIFVESANGDLYAAIDLMIDKLDRQVVRHKDRLQGHQHDAIKYQPLAPQAEVPPQ is encoded by the coding sequence ATGAATCTGAAGATCAGTGGACACCATCTCGAAGTAACACCTGCGTTGCGCGAATACGTGATCACCAAACTGGACAGGGTGCTAAGACATTTCGATCAGGTTATCGACGGCAGTGTGGTCCTCTCGGTCGACAATCATAAGGAAAAGGACAAGAGACAGAAGGTTGAAATCAACCTTCATCTGAAGGGCAAGGATATTTTTGTCGAGAGCGCGAATGGCGACCTGTACGCCGCGATCGACCTGATGATCGACAAGCTCGACCGGCAAGTGGTGCGTCACAAGGATCGCCTGCAAGGCCATCAACACGACGCGATCAAGTACCAACCGCTCGCGCCGCAGGCGGAAGTGCCGCCGCAATAG